A single genomic interval of Trichosurus vulpecula isolate mTriVul1 chromosome 6, mTriVul1.pri, whole genome shotgun sequence harbors:
- the LOC118855133 gene encoding olfactory receptor 5B12-like has protein sequence MVGTVKVKETDPGELPKSFKSFLENGSEVKEFILVGLTDVSEFQVPLFIVFTIIYLITLAGNLGMIALISWDPRLHTPMYFFLSNLSIVDFGYSSAVTPKVMAGLLPGDKIISYNGCATQLFFLIGLIFVENFLLSAMAYDRCVAICKPLHYPTLMTSRICARLTIGSYICGFLCSCIHTGNTFSLHFCKSNVIHHFVCDIPPVMAASCSDIHINEMVAFFVISFTAFFALFIILISYLFIFITILRMHSTEGRQKAFSTCASHLTAVSIFYGSGIFMYLQPSSSHSMDRDKIASVFYTMVIPMLNPLVYSLRNKEVISAFKRALDGTKSSFRSSLLRKIPQ, from the exons ATGGTTGGGACTGTGAAAGTAAAGGAGACAGATCCTG GCGAATTACCCAAATCCTTCAAGTCCTTCTTGGAAAATGGATCAGAGGTGAAGGAGTTCATCCTTGTGGGGCTAACAGATGTCTCAGAGTTTCAGGTGCCCCTTTTCATAGTTTTCACCATCATCTACCTCATTACCCTGGCGGGGAACCTAGGGATGATAGCCCTGATTTCTTGGGATCCCCGTCTCCACACacccatgtactttttcctcagtAATCTCTCTATAGTGGATTTTGGCTACTCCTCTGCTGTTACTCCAAAGGTGATGGCTGGGTTACTCCCAGGGGACAAGATTATTTCCTACAATGGATGTGCTACACAGTTATTCTTCCTTATTGGCTTAATCTTTGTTGAAAATTTCCTCCTCTCTGCAATGGCCTATGATCGCTGTGTAGCTATATGTAAGCCCCTCCATTATCCCACTCTCATGACTTCCAGGATATGTGCTCGTTTGACAATTGGGTCCTACATATGTGGGTTTCTTTGTTCCTGTATTCACACAGGAAACACTTTCAGTCTCCACTTCTGTAAGTCTAATGTGATCCATCACTTTGTCTGCGATATTCCACCAGTCATGGCTGCCTCTTGCTCTGACATACACATTAATGAAATGGTTGCCTTCTTTGTTATATCATTTACGGCCTTTTTTGCCCTTTTCATCATTTTGATATCCTATCTATTCATCTTTATCACCATCTTGAGGATGCATTCAACTGAGGGACGGCAGAAAGCCTTTTCCACCTGTGCTTCTCATCTCACAGCTGTATCCATCTTCTATGGATCTGGAATCTTCATGTACTTACAACCCAGCTCTAGTCATTCCATGGACAGAGATAAAATAGCATCAGTCTTCTACACTATGGTAATCCCCATGTTAAATCCTCTGGTGTATAGCCTGAGGAACAAAGAAGTCATAAGTGCATTTAAGAGAGCTCTGGATGGGACAAAATCATCCTTTAGGTCCTCGTTGCTCAGAAAAATTCCTCAATGA